Genomic DNA from Candidatus Melainabacteria bacterium:
TTAGTGATTCATCAGATTTATTAGAAAGCCAAATGTTAGTTTGCTCTTTTGTTTTTAATACCCATGCAAGCAATGCTTGTAAATTACCACCTGCCCATGTAACTGTAGTAAAAAACAAAGCAGGAATATTGAAAATAGTTGCAGCTTTGTGAAAACCTGTAGCTCCAAACTTTTCAGGATTTATAAATGGCTCTATAACAAAAGGAGTAAATCCAGCACTGCAAGCTCTATAAAAACCTTCTCTTGCTGTATCAAATATTTTTTTTATTTCTGCTCTTTCACCATTTCCGTTTCTTCTTGAATAGAAATTTATAATTTCATTTCCAACTAAAAAAAATGGCGAAGCAATTGCTCCTATTGACCCAAAGGCATCACCAACTACTTTCAGTGCTTTTGCTGGAAATGTTGCTCCATATTTTAATGAGCCTAAAAGTAGCCCAAGAGCACCTACTCCAATAGCAGTACCTGCAATTGGCTTAAAAGTTTTTTCTACTTCTTTGTATTTATCTTTTGCTGAAGAAGAAGGTTCTCGTGGCCGAGGGGATACTGGTGGTACTTCTTTCTCTGCTATGGGTGATGTTGTCTTTAGGATTACTGGCATTATTCTGACTTATTTCATCGGATATATACTAAATATTGGATTATGTTAACTTATCAACGTGGAATTGTCTATGGGTATAACCCTATATTCCCGATATAATTAGTCGACTTAGAATTTGATTTGTTATTTTCTTTTCTTTTGCAGCTTTGCTAATTCTTGATAAAGTTTTCTTTCTTCATCTGCAATTATTATTGGAACATTTATTTTTACTTTTACAAAATGCTCTCCTCTGCCTTCTCTTTTCTGGTGAGGTAATCCTTTCCCTCGTAATCTTAAAACTTTATCATTTTGTGTCCCTTGTGGAATAACTATTTTTACTGGGCCATCTAGTGTTGGAATTTCTATTTCTGTTCCAAGTACTGCATCACTTGGTGAAATAAAAATTTCTGAATGAATATCATCTCCATTTATTTTAAAAAACGGATGAGGTTTTACTTTTACTACTAAATATAAATCCCCTGCCTCTCCTCCATTTTTTCCTAACAGTCCTTGTCCAGCCATTCTAATTTTTGAACCTTCTCTAACATTTGGTGGTATTTTAACTTCAAGTCTTTTCATGTCTCTGCCAGGAATACTAATATCTATTTTTCTTGAAGTTCCTTTAAATGCTTCTTCAACAGATAGTTCAAGATTTAAATAATGATCTTCTCCTCTACGTCTTCCTTGAGTTCGTGAATGTCTTTCTGAATAAATGTCTTCAAAAGGTGAAGTTCTGCCTTTTAATGCTTCGCCAAACAACATTTCAAAAAAGTCGCTAAAAGGAGATTCATATGTTGTTTTAGTAAATTCTTGGTTAAAATCAAAATTAAAGTCAAATCCAGGTGGAGGAGTAAAATCACTTCCAGCTCTAAAGCTACTTCCTAAAGTATCATATCTTCTTCTTTTATCAGAATCTCCAAGTACTTCATAAGCCTCATTAATTTCTTTAAACTTTTCTTCTGCTACTTTATTATTTTTGTTTGCATCTGGATGATATTTACGTGCTAGTCGTCGAAAAGCTGCTTTAATTTCTTTTTCCGTTGCACTTCTTGTGACTCCTAAAATTTCGTAATAGTCTTTGTATTTGACCATGATTTAAATTATTCTACATCTTATACAATAAATATTGTGCAAGACAATAATTCTGTATATTACAGTCTAAGCTCATATCTACAAAAGCGTTTTGGTATAAAAGTCCAGCGCATAACTTTAGAAGCTAATTTAAGCTGTCCTAATAGAGATGGTACAAAAGCTTATGGTGGTTGTACTTTTTGTACACGAGATGGGACAAGTGCAGGTGCATTTAGTATAAATGATCCGATATCAAAGCAATTAGAAGACGGCGTAAAACTTTTTTCAGAACGTTTTGGCGCAAAAAAATTTATTTCATATCTTCAGTCATTTACAAATACTTATGCATCAACAGATAAATTAAAAAAAATTTATGATGAAGCAATCTCACATAAGGATGTTGTAGTTCTTGCAATAGGGACTAGGCCTGATTGTTTATCTGATGAAGTACTGGACTTAATTGAGACATATACATCAAGAGTTGAAGTCTGGTTAGATATTGGTTTACAAACCATATATGATGAAACACTTGATTTTATAAATAGAGCACATACAAGTGATGATTTTTTTTGTGCTTTAGAAAGAGCTAAAAAAAGAAAATTAATTGTTTGTGCTCATGCAATGCTTGGACTGCCTGGTGAAACTAAAGAAATGTTTTATAAAACCATGAAAAAACTTGCAGCATCACAAATTGATGCAATAAAAATTCATCAACTGTTAGTGCTTGAAAAAACAAAAATGGCAATGCAGTACAAGAAAGGTTTGTTTAAAACATTAGAACTTGATGAATACATTTCTTTAGTGTGTGATTTTCTTGAAATGCTTTCACCAAATGTAGTTATTCACAGGCTTTTTGCAGAAGCAAGACCAGGTGAATTAGTTGCACCAAAATGGGCAGAGCAAGATGATGGCAGAAGAAATAAACAACAAATTTTAAGAATGATTGAAAGAGAATTGATAAAAAGAGGTACAAAACAAGGTTCAAGTTTTAATTAAGATAAATATTTATCTTTTCTTTATATTTTTACCTTTGGCTCTTAACTTTATTAGGTTAGATTCAAAGTATAGTTATTTTAGCAACCTATTTGTTTTATTTATGCCTTTAACA
This window encodes:
- a CDS encoding DnaJ domain-containing protein, with the translated sequence MVKYKDYYEILGVTRSATEKEIKAAFRRLARKYHPDANKNNKVAEEKFKEINEAYEVLGDSDKRRRYDTLGSSFRAGSDFTPPPGFDFNFDFNQEFTKTTYESPFSDFFEMLFGEALKGRTSPFEDIYSERHSRTQGRRRGEDHYLNLELSVEEAFKGTSRKIDISIPGRDMKRLEVKIPPNVREGSKIRMAGQGLLGKNGGEAGDLYLVVKVKPHPFFKINGDDIHSEIFISPSDAVLGTEIEIPTLDGPVKIVIPQGTQNDKVLRLRGKGLPHQKREGRGEHFVKVKINVPIIIADEERKLYQELAKLQKKRK
- a CDS encoding TIGR01212 family radical SAM protein (This family includes YhcC from E. coli K-12, an uncharacterized radical SAM protein.), with product MQDNNSVYYSLSSYLQKRFGIKVQRITLEANLSCPNRDGTKAYGGCTFCTRDGTSAGAFSINDPISKQLEDGVKLFSERFGAKKFISYLQSFTNTYASTDKLKKIYDEAISHKDVVVLAIGTRPDCLSDEVLDLIETYTSRVEVWLDIGLQTIYDETLDFINRAHTSDDFFCALERAKKRKLIVCAHAMLGLPGETKEMFYKTMKKLAASQIDAIKIHQLLVLEKTKMAMQYKKGLFKTLELDEYISLVCDFLEMLSPNVVIHRLFAEARPGELVAPKWAEQDDGRRNKQQILRMIERELIKRGTKQGSSFN